The Phragmites australis chromosome 15, lpPhrAust1.1, whole genome shotgun sequence genome window below encodes:
- the LOC133892569 gene encoding probable LRR receptor-like serine/threonine-protein kinase At3g47570 — translation MPNGSLDSWIHTKRALSLSQRLDIAVDIVDALDYLHNGCQPPVIHCDIKPSNILLNQDMRARVGDFGIARVLDEVISKHPVNSNSSIGIRGSIGYVAPEYGEGLPVLPYGDVYSLGITLLELFTGKSPTDDMFRDGLNLHYFTEAALPDKVMEIADSNIWLHDGANKSNDTRHITRIKECLSAVIQLGVLCSKQLPIERLSVSDAAAEMHAIRDNVH, via the exons ATGCCTAATGGCAGCTTAGATAGCTGGATCCACACAAAAAGAGCACTCAGCTTGTCACAGAGGTTAGATATCGCTGTAGACATTGTGGATGCTTTAGATTATCTCCACAATGGTTGTCAACCACCAGTTATCCATTGCGATATCAAGCCAagcaacattcttctcaatcAGGATATGAGGGCTCGTGTTGGGGATTTTGGCATTGCTAGAGTTCTAGATGAAGTAATAAGCAAACATCCTGTCAATTCCAACAGCTCCATAGGAATAAGAGGCTCCATCGGATATGTCGCCCCAG AATATGGAGAAGGTCTTCCGGTATTACCTTATGGTGATGTGTACAGTCTCGGCATCACTTTGCTAGAGTTGTTTACAGGAAAAAGCCCAACAGATGATATGTTCAGAGATGGGTTAAACCTGCATTATTTCACCGAGGCAGCTCTTCCTGACAAGGTTATGGAGATAGCAGATTCCAACATCTGGCTGCATGATGGAGCAAATAAAAGCAATGATACAAGACATATAACAAGAATCAAGGAATGCTTGTCTGCCGTCATCCAGCTTGGTGTCCTATGCTCAAAGCAATTGCCCATAGAGCGGCTATCAGTTAGCGATGCTGCTGCAGAGATGCATGCTATCAGAGATAATGTACATTAG
- the LOC133892568 gene encoding shugoshin-1-like isoform X2 translates to MAGASGGAALGGPHPNPKGDGPRLQSLEGKGKPVPLADITNTGRPNPTRSISVADVVKENAKLHHLLSERTKIIEVSRVEMQKLRLALQASRQQNLQLAQTNSQMLAELNLGKDRLKVLQHELSCTAAVLKVKDSELECKNKTAHQRRKKVNSQEVMKAIPSKVAAVEAHQIDGSVTSTVEHHLVEAQSAVPSNTDCQEAPQDTTKKRGRNKRKSESSECVKDTNITRDHYKPHLQPIMSLDHEDARKPLRRRSSRLNSESCEVTEVSRKTSHEDAVAFETELRIFQKQHGPTTGKDTESLQNECSAIVHEVVVASEFKKIEINEQPRKEASLKEIQEACSRIPGVEAHQFGDKANNTKQSHLAETQSYLPFNIIEAPKPPEDTVSKRGANKQKWELCESGKDSTIEDITAKCDSSTSDPLHHEEKRKSQRRRSLRLNSVSSEDTKSTFETLHEDVIAPLPSSSSNALMEQRTNQQSDSCSSMKSTEGQVAGRRSLRRAAEKVVSYKEIPLNVKMRRP, encoded by the exons ATGGCCGGCGCCTCCG GAGGAGCGGCGCTCGGTGGCCCGCACCCGAACCCTAAAGGCGACGGCCCCAGGCTCCAGTCGCTGGAGGGGAAAGGGAAGCCCGTCCCGCTGGCCGACATCACCAACACCGGGCGGCCCAACCCCACCAGATCCATCAGCGTCGCCGACGTCGTCAAG GAGAACGCCAAGTTGCATCATCTGCTCAGCGAGAGGAC AAAGATCATCGAGGTCAGTAGGGTTGAGATGCAGAAGCTCCGCCTCGCGCTGCAAGCATCGCGCCAGCAGAACCTGCAGCTCGCACAGACCAATTCTCAGATGCTCGCG GAACTAAATCTGGGGAAAGATAGA CTCAAGGTATTGCAACATGAGCTGTCATGTACGGCAGCAGTGCTTAAAGTAAAGGATTCAGAACTCGAG TGTAAGAATAAGACTGCTCATCAACGGCGGAAGAAAGTAAATTCACAG GAGGTCATGAAAGCCATACCTTCCAAAGTTGCAGCTGTTGAGGCTCATCAAATTGATGGTTCAGTCACTAGTACCGTTGAACACCATTTGGTTGAAGCTCAAT CTGCTGTGCCATCAAATACTGACTGCCAAGAGGCACCGCAAGATACAACAAAAAAGAg AGGTAGAAATAAACGGAAATCAGAATCAAGTGAATGTGTAAAGGACACTAATATAACGCGGGACCACTACAAACCTCATTTGCAACCTATTATGTCGTTGGATCATGAAGATGCAAG AAAGCCTCTACGAAGAAGGTCTTCGAGACTGAACTCAGAATCTTGTGAAGTTACAGAAGTATCTCGCAAGACATCACATGAGGATGCTGTAGCCTTCGAGACTGAACTCAGGATCTTTCAAAAACAGCATGGACCAACCACTGGAAAAGATACA GAGTCACTGCAAAATGAGTGCAGTGCAATAGTGCATGAAGTAGTAGTGGCTTCAGAATTCAAG AAAATTGAGATAAATGAGCAACCACGAAAGGAAGCAAGTTTGAAG GAGATACAAGAAGCATGTTCCAGGATTCCTGGAGTTGAGGCTCATCAATTTGGTGATAAGGCCAACAACACAAAACAGAGCCATTTGGCAGAAACTCAAT CATATCTGCCATTTAATATCATCGAAGCCCCCAAGCCACCAGAAGACACAGTTAGCAAGAG AGGGGCCAATAAACAAAAGTGGGAATTATGTGAAAGTGGGAAAGACTCAACCATAGAGGACATAACTGCCAAATGTGACTCAAGTACCAGTGATCCATTGCATCATGAAGAGAAGAG AAAATCCCAAAGGAGAAGATCATTAAGATTGAATTCAGTATCCTCTGAGGACACGAAGAGCACTTTTGAGACTCTGCACGAAGATGTTATTGCTCCTTTGCCCTCTTCCAGTTCAAATGCCTTGATGGAGCAGAGGACAAATCAGCAGTCTGACAGTTGTTCCTCGATGAAATCTACCGAAGGGCAGGTAGCAGGGAGGCGGTCTCTGAGGCGGGCTGCTGAAAAGGTGGTCTCTTACAAAGAGATACCCTTGAATGTTAAAATGCGACGACCTTAG
- the LOC133892568 gene encoding shugoshin-1-like isoform X1 — translation MAGASGGAALGGPHPNPKGDGPRLQSLEGKGKPVPLADITNTGRPNPTRSISVADVVKENAKLHHLLSERTKIIEVSRVEMQKLRLALQASRQQNLQLAQTNSQMLAELNLGKDRLKVLQHELSCTAAVLKVKDSELECKNKTAHQRRKKVNSQEVMKAIPSKVAAVEAHQIDGSVTSTVEHHLVEAQSAVPSNTDCQEAPQDTTKKRGRNKRKSESSECVKDTNITRDHYKPHLQPIMSLDHEDARKPLRRRSSRLNSESCEVTEVSRKTSHEDAVAFETELRIFQKQHGPTTGKDTESLQNECSAIVHEVVVASEFKKIEINEQPRKEASLKEIQEACSRIPGVEAHQFGDKANNTKQSHLAETQSYLPFNIIEAPKPPEDTVSKRKFVCRGANKQKWELCESGKDSTIEDITAKCDSSTSDPLHHEEKRKSQRRRSLRLNSVSSEDTKSTFETLHEDVIAPLPSSSSNALMEQRTNQQSDSCSSMKSTEGQVAGRRSLRRAAEKVVSYKEIPLNVKMRRP, via the exons ATGGCCGGCGCCTCCG GAGGAGCGGCGCTCGGTGGCCCGCACCCGAACCCTAAAGGCGACGGCCCCAGGCTCCAGTCGCTGGAGGGGAAAGGGAAGCCCGTCCCGCTGGCCGACATCACCAACACCGGGCGGCCCAACCCCACCAGATCCATCAGCGTCGCCGACGTCGTCAAG GAGAACGCCAAGTTGCATCATCTGCTCAGCGAGAGGAC AAAGATCATCGAGGTCAGTAGGGTTGAGATGCAGAAGCTCCGCCTCGCGCTGCAAGCATCGCGCCAGCAGAACCTGCAGCTCGCACAGACCAATTCTCAGATGCTCGCG GAACTAAATCTGGGGAAAGATAGA CTCAAGGTATTGCAACATGAGCTGTCATGTACGGCAGCAGTGCTTAAAGTAAAGGATTCAGAACTCGAG TGTAAGAATAAGACTGCTCATCAACGGCGGAAGAAAGTAAATTCACAG GAGGTCATGAAAGCCATACCTTCCAAAGTTGCAGCTGTTGAGGCTCATCAAATTGATGGTTCAGTCACTAGTACCGTTGAACACCATTTGGTTGAAGCTCAAT CTGCTGTGCCATCAAATACTGACTGCCAAGAGGCACCGCAAGATACAACAAAAAAGAg AGGTAGAAATAAACGGAAATCAGAATCAAGTGAATGTGTAAAGGACACTAATATAACGCGGGACCACTACAAACCTCATTTGCAACCTATTATGTCGTTGGATCATGAAGATGCAAG AAAGCCTCTACGAAGAAGGTCTTCGAGACTGAACTCAGAATCTTGTGAAGTTACAGAAGTATCTCGCAAGACATCACATGAGGATGCTGTAGCCTTCGAGACTGAACTCAGGATCTTTCAAAAACAGCATGGACCAACCACTGGAAAAGATACA GAGTCACTGCAAAATGAGTGCAGTGCAATAGTGCATGAAGTAGTAGTGGCTTCAGAATTCAAG AAAATTGAGATAAATGAGCAACCACGAAAGGAAGCAAGTTTGAAG GAGATACAAGAAGCATGTTCCAGGATTCCTGGAGTTGAGGCTCATCAATTTGGTGATAAGGCCAACAACACAAAACAGAGCCATTTGGCAGAAACTCAAT CATATCTGCCATTTAATATCATCGAAGCCCCCAAGCCACCAGAAGACACAGTTAGCAAGAG AAAGTTTGTGTGCAGAGGGGCCAATAAACAAAAGTGGGAATTATGTGAAAGTGGGAAAGACTCAACCATAGAGGACATAACTGCCAAATGTGACTCAAGTACCAGTGATCCATTGCATCATGAAGAGAAGAG AAAATCCCAAAGGAGAAGATCATTAAGATTGAATTCAGTATCCTCTGAGGACACGAAGAGCACTTTTGAGACTCTGCACGAAGATGTTATTGCTCCTTTGCCCTCTTCCAGTTCAAATGCCTTGATGGAGCAGAGGACAAATCAGCAGTCTGACAGTTGTTCCTCGATGAAATCTACCGAAGGGCAGGTAGCAGGGAGGCGGTCTCTGAGGCGGGCTGCTGAAAAGGTGGTCTCTTACAAAGAGATACCCTTGAATGTTAAAATGCGACGACCTTAG